CCAGGTCCCTCCAGCTGCCACTGTCCTGGGTCCTCACCACTACCTCCCGGCAGCGCCGGGCGCGAGGGGGGACGCACAGCAGCCAAAGGCCCACATCCTGCCGAGCGAGGGTGGTGTGAGTGAGGCGGCCACCTGGTACCCCATCCCAGGCCCCGGCCCACCCGGCCTTGCCTGCTGGAAGGCCACGCCGTGGGGCTGCAGCTCCAAGACGGCGCTGAGCAGTGCATCATGGGGACCCAGGGGGACGAGGCGCGGCTCTGGCAACCACAGGCGATACTGGACGGTCATGGGGGCGGCGGTGGCCCCCGCAGGGAAATACAGGCGGACACCGCAGGCCAGGGCCACAGAGCAGCCTCGGGGGGTTACAGGGAAGCTGCGGAGGAGAGGGCTAGTGGCTGGCAGGGCCCAGCAGAGCCTGACATGGGGCCAGGTGCCCTGGGGGATCTAGGAGACTGCACCCCCCCCAGGCACAGGGTGTCCAGAGGCACTTCTGGCCCTGCCAGCCCCACCCCCTACCTGTCCAAATCCGAGGTCAGGAAGAGCCTGGGCATTTCCGGAAGCACGGGGGTCCCTGCAGGAAGGGACAGACGTCACCAGGACAGGCTCCTCTATCCCGTACCCCACTGCATAATACCGAACATACCTGGGGGGCTTGGTAGGGCTGGTGGGGCCTCGCCCAGGGGGTTCCCCTGCAGCCGCACGAAGGGGGCGTCCAGTAACTCAGGGGGCACGGCCCGGAGTTGGTTGTCCCTCAGGTCAAGGCGGGCAAGCAGCGGGAGGCGGGCAAGGGTGGCAGGCACTGAGGTCAGGGCGTTGCTGTGCAGGACAAGGAGCCGCAAGGACCGCAGACCCGCTGGCGGGTGGGCAGGCACCAGCTTAGGGCCACTCATGGCCACCCCGGCCCTGGGGAGCCCAAGCCACAACAGGACAGTCACCCCAGGGCCTTGCCAAGTGGCCATCTTGGTCTCTGGCTGCCACGGCTGGGACTCAGAGAGGGGTCAGCTCTGAGCAGGCAAAGGCTCAGCGGCAACCCAGGGAGCTGGGGGCACAGCTGCACTCACCCAGGGAGGCAGGAAGGCTGTGCAGCCGGTTGGAGGCCAGATTGAGCTCAGTGAGGTTGTACAGACTCCCAATCTCGGGGGGCAGAGTGTCCAGAAGGTTCTCAGAGAGATCGAGGCGCTGCAGGGCAGAGAGGGCCCCCAGTCCCGGAGGCAGTGTCCGCAGGTGGTTGTGGGTGGCAGAGAGGAAGGTGAGGGCAGGAAGGGCCCCCAGGGCCTCAGGCAGCTCCGAGAGGTGGTTGTGGGAGAGCAAGAGGGCGTCCAGGGCGCGCAGTTGCAGGACGCAGGCCGGGAGCCTCTGCAGGCTGTTGAAGCTCAGGTCCAGGTGGGCCAGGCGGGCCAGGCCACTCAGACCGGGGGGCAGCGTGGTCAGGGAGCCGCGAAGGCAGGCACCCAGTGTGTCCCGGTGCTGCCCACCTGGGAGGGGAACAGCCAGGTGTGGCACAGGCCTCCAGCCTGGCCCAGACAGCCTGGGGCTGGAGACCCCGCTCATCGCAGCTGCAAGCCGTCCACGGGGACCCACTGCAGGAGAAACGGCCCAACCAGGGTCTGCTGGGGGTCTCACCTGTGATGACCAGGGAGCGGAGGCACGGCAGACTGTGGGGCACCTGGGCCAGGGCAGCTCCCAGCAGCTGGGGGTCCTCGTGGGCACTCAGCTGCAGGAATTCCACCTGCAGCAGCTGAGGGGACCGCTGGGCACACAAGCGCAGTAGCCGGTGGCAGCCCCGGGGGTACAGGTCCAGGCTCAGCCGGTTCCCGGCCGGGAGAGGGGACGCCCCACGCCCTGCATCCGCAGGCTCTGCAGCATCTTCTGCAGTGGCTACCCCCTCCTCGGGCTCCAGCCCCTCCGCCACCGCAGCCATCGCCCGACTGTCCTTGGGGGCCAGGCATGTCCCAGCTCGCCAGGCAGGCCTGCGCAGGCAGGGCCCAGGGAGGCTGcagaggcagggggagggggttGCTAGCGGGGGTGGACCCTTTGGTAAAAAGCCATTGAGCTTCAGGTCTGGGTTGATGGGATGGGGGAGGCCCTGCAATCCCTCTTCAGCTCTGGAAGGGGGGCTGGACCCACAGGGCTGGGAGCAGCACTCAGCCTTGGGGGCGGAtcctgctgggggaggggagttATAGGTCCCAGTTCTGGAAATCGGCCTGTCAGGACATCTTGACTGTGCCTGGGCTCCGGGGACATTctgaccccaccccacctccaccctcctGGATTCCAGCCCCTCATTCACCAGGTAGGAGCTGGAGTCACTGCGCCCCCCCAGTAAGGGGATCTGGGGTCCAAGCCATGGGACCACTTCGTGACCCCCTCGAGGACGGCTTCCCGCCTTTTCCAATTCTAACTCTTGGGCGGCTGGGGAGGGCGGAGCAGTGGTAGACCCGGCTCGGATCGCGGGAGGAGAGAGCTCCCTCGCTCAGCGAACCCCAGGCCGGCGCTGCGATCCGGGATTCCCCGGCTTCTGTACACGGGAACTCCTCCCGCCCTCGCCGTCTCCAGCGCCCCGCCGGCGGCTCGCGCGTACCTGCGCTCCCGGACCGGCCCAAGGCTCCGGCTGCGCGCCCCTACTCCAGCCAGCGAGCTTCCGGGGGCCGGGACTCCGCGGTTCCGCCCCCCAGGCTCCGCCCCGTCGGAGGGAGCCCCTGCGCCAGGCAGGGTCCGCTCCCCTCTGCGCGTCTGCTGCCCTGGAGACGCGGACGCCGAGCTCAGCCGCGAAGTCGCCCTCCCAGCTGCCACCGGCTTCCTGTGGCCCGCCCAAATCTGTGCCGTCCAGTCTCTCCCGCCAGGAAGGCCCGCGTTGTGCTAAAGGAAGCCCGCCCACTCCGAGGTTCCCCGGCCCCTCAACCCCAAGCCCGCCCTGCTCTGTGCCTTCCCGGGTCCAGGGTAAAATGAGCTGGGGCAATCCCAGAGCGCGGGGAAGGGGTCTTCGGAGGCCGGTCGCAGCTgctaccccacccccagcccctgccagaAACCAGAACCGACAGTGTGCCCCTTCCTCAGCCAGCCTTAACAGTCTCCTTCAGGGAGCCTTCCGGGGTCTCCTCTCAGGCCCCGCAGAGACCTTGTGGGCTACAGTGACTCTCACCACCCACCTCCGCCGTCCCTTACGGAGCGCTCACTTTGGGCAAGGCAATGCCCGTCGGGGCGCTGGTTCCTCCAGACCTCGTGGGTATTGCATAAGGGAGGAAAAGGTGGTCAAATTTTGCTCAAGGCCACGTAGCTGGTGAGTGCCACCACCCGGAAAGGCAAACTGGAGGTCAGTTCTGACTCCCAAGAGAGGCCCCTTCCCAACCGTGACTTCCTTGTGGGAGGGGCTCCCCTTCCTTTGTGCCTGCATCCCCCTCCAGCAGGCGAATGCACCCAATTCCGCCAGTTCTATCCAAACTGCATCGTGTGCACCCTTTGTCCTCCACCTCTGCTCTTACCGCCGTCCCTCCCACGGGGATAATCTGGCAGTTTCCTATCCGTTCTCCCGGCCTCCatcctccccagccctgccccaccccgTGTCCACAACTGCCAACGGGATCTTCCTAAAATCAATCAcaatgtggcacttgtctgcttaAGACATGGCAATGGTTTTCATGTATTTGGTCTTTTGACTTTCCCACTTCATACCTCCGCTGTGTGACTGTGAGCAAGGAAACGTGTCTATGTAGCCCCAAAACGAGGGTGACTGAAGTATGCACCGACCCCCCAGCGTCTGATGCACAGTGTACTCAGCAAGCGCTCGTCATGGCTAGAGCTCTCTCGGCCTCGGGGCCACTGCCCTGTAGCCCTCTGCAGGGCCGGCTCCTTCTCATCTTTCAGTGCAAAGTCGCCCTTTCCCAGGGGGCCCAGAtcaagggttagggttagggttaaggttccTCCTCTGTCCCTCTCCCTCACCACCGTCTGGCACCCCTCAGGAGCTATCTCCTCTATTTTTGTGTGTTCTTGCATTGGAGTTTAACTTCCATGGATGCGGGGCTGGGCCCAGGCCGTCCTCTCAGGACCCCCGCGCTCAGCAGGGACCCCGACGCGGAGGGACTGATGGATGACATATGCTAACTTCTGCGTGAACATAAGCTGTGATGCACCGAGAAGGCCCGTCACTCGGTCTTCGCCCGTTCCGGGCTCTCTTCGTGAAACGGCGGTGGCAGGCCTCCCGCTTTGCCGAGGAGGGTCAGCGCTCGTCTTCCGGCCCAGTCTCCCTGACCCACGAGCCACGGTCCAAGGCCAGCCACGAGGCCCGACAAGGCTCCGGCTGCGCTGTATGAGTACGACGAGGGATTCGCCCACCTCTCGGAGCCCGGCTTGGGACGGCCGCCACCCCGCCGGCCACCGGGCCTCGGGTCCCTAGTGCCGGGTCAAGTGCACAGGCGGAAGGGCGGCCGACCGACGCCCAGCCTCCATCCGGGCCCACGTGCAGCCCCGCGCAAGCCGGCGGCGCACACGCGCTTCCGGCAGCGATGCACCATGGGACTTGAAGTTGCCTTCTGGAGAGCCTCCCGGAAGCCCTGCGACTGGGAGGATTGCTGCCGCGCTGCATGTTGGGAACTGTAGGCGCCGCGTGGCATGCTGGGAGCGCTGGGCGCAGGAGGGAACAGCGGTCCGCTTCGGACTCGCGGCTTTCTTTACCTTAAAGCCCCCCGGATTTCTGGGGACATTCATCCCACGCTGCAAAAGACGCCGGTTCTGGAAACACCGTCGCCTTTCCGTGCGACCGCTTGTCTGGGACAGGACAATGGCGGCCCCTCCGTCCTCATTGGCTGAGTGCCCCATGACGTTACCTGCGGCGCCGCAGGCAGGTCCCGAAGGCTTCTGGGAAGCGGTTTAATCCCGCCTCCTGCGCCGgccccttcctttccctcctcgCCGCCGTCGAGGTCGCACGCGTGAGGTCTTCCTGCTGCCGCCGCGTGAGTGGGGTGCCCGGCTCGGGGCGCGGGGGCAGGACGGGTGCGGGCGGCGCCGCGGGCCGCGGGACAGGCCGGTCTCCCTGGGGGGGGGGTCGCGGCGGGACCGTCGGTCGGGCCGCGCGAGGCCTCCTACGGccccggggtgggggcgggaggcAGCCCGGCTAACGCCGCGCCCCCCCACACCTCAGGATGCGCTACGTCGCCTCCTATCTGCTGGCCGCTCTCGGGGGTAATTCCTCCCCCAGCGCCAAGGACATCAAGAAGATTCTGGACAGCGTGGGCATCGAGGCGGACGACGACCGGCTCAACAAGGTAGCACCCTGCTCCCCGCGCGCGGGTggcgggggcaggggcaggcctgTGCTGGTGCAGGTGGTGCGTTTTAGTTCCAAGGAAACAGCCACTGGTTAACAGCGAAGTCTCGGTTAAAGGGGCTCAGTAAGAGCTTAAAGGAAGTAAGATGTGTAGTTTAAAATCTCTTACACCCACAGCAAAAGCGTGTCAATGAAGCTTCGGTGTGTATTTCTTTTAGGTCTTATTTTTAAGTGCTGATTTAGTATGTTAAGcatttgcttgtgttttgggttcTGAGGTTTAGAACTGTGGCGGGTGTTTTTCTCCCATCATTTGTGTGTGGCTGGTGACTGCCGTGCTGGATGGTCTGGGCCTGGAGATTTTGCAATGTTCTTGGTGCGGTACTCTTGCAGGCAGCCCTGGCCCAACTCGAGGCACAGTCAGTGTTGTTCTCTTTGCTAACTGTTGGTTGTGACGTTTACTCCAGGTCATTTCTGAGTTGAACGGAAAAAACATCGAAGACGTCATTGCCcagggtgagtgtgtgtgtgggcgGGGTGTTTTTCACAGGAATGCCCAAAGGACTTTTGGGGTCCATCCTAATTCCTGCTGGCCAGCCTGTGGCCTGCCAGGCTTCGCTTGTGGACCAGAGCACCCTAGAAGCTTCTCCTAGAAGAGTGAGCTGTGTCCAGTGGGCTCATGACATAGGTGCTTCTAGACAGTCCCAGGAACAGGCGCCAGAGGAGGTCCTGTTTCTCGATGGACTGCAGGGGGCCCCTCCTCGAGGGCTTGGCTGCTTGGTACAGGCCCTTCCCATAATTTCTCTGAAGCCTGCAGTGTTTTGGGAGTGGTGTTTGGGTTTTATGTAAACAGTTTTTACCACATGGTTTGTTTTGAAAGGAGGAATACAGGACACTTGGTACAGCCACAGCTCCTTGCCCCACCTTTGTTGGCCAGATAGTTTGCTAGTGATGTTATCCGGAGGTGATGAACTGATTTAGAAGTTGAGCTTTGCATGTGATGTGGCAAAGTCGACTCAGTCAACAGCTGGGGCTGGGAACCCATTGTTGAACCAAGGCACTGAACCATGAGGACAGCAGACTCATCTGCCTGCCTATGTGGGCCTGTGGGCCTGGGCTTTTGTAAGAAAGGATTCTTAGAGGCAAAAGATGCGGCTAGGAGGGGGTAGGGGAAGGAAGTCCATTTTTGACAGTGAAGCAAGTAGTTTATGTGACTGCTGTGGGGGTGATGGGGGCAGGATCCTTTTCCAGGAATAGGGCAGGGAGGACTGCTGTGCGTGAGGAAGTCTGGGTTCCCCATGCCACTTCACTCCTGGGCTCTGgcaccttacccctcccccaaCCCACCGCCTCTGGTTTCTGCAGGCATCGGCAAGCTGGCCAGTGTACCTGCTGGGGGGGCTGTGGCTGTCTCTGCCGCCCCAGGCTCTGCGGCTCCTGCTGCCGGCTCGGCCCCCGTTGCAGGTAAGTGGAGGCTGAGGATCAGGTAGCAGCTGTCCCCAGGGCGAAGGGTCTCCCTGTGGGACTCAGGCCTGTGGGGTGTGCTCACTGAGCTCTTTTCTCCAcagcagaggagaagaaagatgagaagaaggaggagtcTGAAGAGTCAGATGACGACATGGGATTTGGCTTGTTTGATTAAATTTCTGCTTCCTTGCAAATAAAACCTTTTTATGTACCTTTTGAGCAGCCCATATGCGCTGTAGTATAGCCTCTGCCTTCTGGCCTCAGCCAGGCTCTACCCCGGGTACAGGAACCGGGGAGGCCCACGGTGTAGGGCTTTAAGCAGCATCCTGAGGAGCCCGGTACCACAAGAGTAGCTGGGGTGATCTAGGGGACTCAGATGTGGCCAAGCCTCCTGCCCCTCGAGGACCACCAGGTCCTGGTCAGCGCCTTCCTGGCGTAGCCCTGAACAAGAGATGGGGTGTTGGTTTCCTGTGGCTGGTAGAGAGTTAGGATGCCCCTGTGACACACAGAAACGGATCTGCTTCAGGTTTGAGCCAGTGCCCTGGGCTCTCCCATACCCCTTTTGCATGCATGGCCCCTTAGCTTCTCTACCTTCCTGACAGGTCAGTGACTTGCCACTTGCTCACTGCTGGTCCTGTTCGGGCAGAGCAGACAGGAAGCTGTGCTCCAGAATGTGGGGGACAGAACAAGCCACAGGCCCTGCTGGGGTACTGGGCTGTCACAGGCATGGGTTGGAATCTGGCCTTGGCAttgctgtcctggagaagaataCAAGATGGGGGGGGGTGCAAATCTAAGGCCTGTGGGGAAGGCCTGGGTCTCCTGGATGTGTGGGGAGGGTCTGAAGGTGGAGCGAGTTCTTAGGGTTGCCAAGAGGAGCAgggatggggagtgggggtggagtaTGGACCCAGGTTGGGGAGGGCGCCTCAGCGAGGCCAGGGAGGAGAAGAGATTCCACACTTGTGGGGTGGATGGTGGGGCTGGGGACACCCAGGGTGGAGGCCATGAGGGACTCAGAGGGCACCATGGGGAAGGGGTGTGGCACCGTGTAGCACAGGCATCAGCTGAGCTGGGGGAACTGCCAACACCCTCACACCACCCCAGGACCAATGCAGAGGGAGGTCTCAGCCAGTATTCCGGGAAGGGCCGCCCTGTTCCTGGCTCTTACATGACAGCCCCAGGGGCCTGGGAGGAGGGGCTGTGTAGAAATAGGGGCAGAAGTCTCCCTGTGGCGAGCCAGGCCATGTCATGGAGGAATGGCCTAGGCCCAGCCCTTTCTTGGCCTCTCCTTAGGAT
This region of Tamandua tetradactyla isolate mTamTet1 chromosome 9, mTamTet1.pri, whole genome shotgun sequence genomic DNA includes:
- the RPLP2 gene encoding large ribosomal subunit protein P2 isoform X1 — encoded protein: MRYVASYLLAALGGNSSPSAKDIKKILDSVGIEADDDRLNKVISELNGKNIEDVIAQGIGKLASVPAGGAVAVSAAPGSAAPAAGSAPVAAEEKKDEKKEESEESDDDMGFGLFD
- the RPLP2 gene encoding large ribosomal subunit protein P2 isoform X2, translating into MRYVASYLLAALGGNSSPSAKDIKKILDSVGIEADDDRLNKVISELNGKNIEDVIAQGIGKLASVPAGGAVAVSAAPGSAAPAAGSAPVAEEKKDEKKEESEESDDDMGFGLFD